In one Deinococcus radiopugnans ATCC 19172 genomic region, the following are encoded:
- a CDS encoding winged helix-turn-helix domain-containing protein, translated as MSHVVVIEDEETVREVLRFHLERAGLRVTALESTAGGLDALNGADALVLDWMLPGESGLGFLRRVRADPDLRRLPVLMLTARAAEAERVEGLETGADDYLTKPFSAAELVARVRALLRRSQPDTPQTLANGPLSIDLGSAEARMAAQRLNLTRREFDLLAFLTQHVGRVYSRTELLDRVWGADFLGGERTVDQHVTQLRSHLGETVGRPAFLETVRGRGYRMRPWAEAK; from the coding sequence ATGAGCCACGTCGTTGTCATCGAGGACGAGGAGACGGTGCGGGAGGTGCTGCGCTTTCACCTGGAGCGCGCCGGGCTGCGGGTCACGGCCCTTGAATCCACGGCGGGCGGCCTGGACGCCCTGAACGGCGCCGACGCGCTGGTGCTGGACTGGATGCTGCCCGGCGAGAGCGGGCTGGGCTTTCTGCGCCGGGTGCGGGCCGACCCTGACCTGCGCCGCCTGCCGGTGCTGATGCTCACCGCCCGCGCCGCCGAGGCCGAGCGCGTGGAGGGCCTGGAAACGGGAGCGGACGACTACCTAACCAAGCCCTTCAGCGCCGCCGAACTGGTGGCCCGCGTGCGCGCCCTGCTGAGGCGCAGCCAGCCGGACACGCCCCAGACGCTGGCGAACGGCCCGCTGTCCATCGACCTGGGCAGCGCCGAGGCCCGGATGGCCGCGCAACGCCTGAACCTGACCCGCCGCGAGTTCGACCTGCTGGCCTTCCTGACCCAGCACGTCGGGCGGGTCTATTCGCGCACCGAACTGCTGGACCGGGTGTGGGGCGCGGATTTTCTGGGCGGCGAGCGCACGGTGGACCAGCACGTCACGCAGCTGCGCTCGCACCTGGGCGAGACAGTGGGCCGGCCCGCCTTTCTGGAAACCGTGCGCGGCCGGGGCTACCGCATGCGCCCGTGGGCCGAGGCCAAGTGA
- the metK gene encoding methionine adenosyltransferase produces the protein MQKFYTSESVSEGHPDKLADFISDSILDEFLRQEPGSRVAVETLLTTGMAVVAGEVRAETAHVDIQKTVREAVKQVGYTRANYGFDAEYSAVLVAIHEQSPEIGAGVDTSEEWREMTPEQQADPAQAHSRIGAGDQGLMFGYATDETPELMPLPISLAHALTRRLAELRKDGTLPYLRPDAKAQVTVVRDGEPHEGGAVSVDTVVISTQHDEDATQERIRADMLEHVIRAVIPEELLTPQTKYFINPSGRFVIGGPHGDTGLTGRKIIVDTYGGAVPHGGGAFSGKDPTKVDRSAAYYARYIAKNLVAAGLARRALVEVAYAIGRAQPVSLRVDTYGTGTLSDERLAELVGAHFDARPQSIIAQLGLQRPIYAQTAAYGHFGRPEFPWEQTDRAEGLRLASAGQEAQTAGG, from the coding sequence ATGCAAAAGTTCTATACCTCGGAATCGGTTTCGGAAGGTCACCCGGACAAGCTCGCGGACTTCATCTCGGACAGCATTCTGGACGAGTTTCTGCGCCAGGAACCCGGCAGCCGGGTGGCGGTGGAAACGCTGCTGACCACCGGCATGGCCGTGGTGGCCGGCGAGGTCCGCGCCGAGACCGCCCACGTGGACATTCAGAAAACGGTGCGCGAGGCGGTCAAGCAGGTGGGGTATACCCGCGCCAACTACGGCTTCGACGCCGAGTACAGCGCGGTGCTGGTGGCGATCCACGAGCAGTCCCCGGAAATCGGGGCGGGCGTGGACACCTCCGAGGAATGGCGCGAGATGACCCCGGAACAGCAGGCCGATCCGGCCCAGGCCCACAGCCGCATCGGCGCGGGGGACCAGGGGCTGATGTTCGGCTACGCCACCGACGAGACGCCCGAGCTGATGCCGCTGCCGATCTCGCTGGCGCACGCGCTGACGCGCCGCCTGGCCGAACTGCGCAAGGACGGCACGCTGCCCTACCTGCGTCCCGACGCCAAGGCCCAGGTGACGGTGGTGCGCGACGGCGAACCGCACGAGGGCGGGGCGGTCAGCGTGGACACCGTGGTCATCAGCACGCAGCACGACGAGGACGCCACCCAGGAGCGCATCCGGGCCGACATGCTCGAACACGTCATCAGGGCCGTCATCCCAGAGGAATTGCTGACCCCGCAGACCAAGTACTTCATCAACCCCAGCGGGCGTTTCGTGATCGGCGGGCCGCACGGCGACACCGGGCTGACCGGGCGCAAGATCATCGTGGACACCTACGGCGGGGCGGTGCCGCACGGCGGCGGGGCGTTCTCGGGCAAGGACCCCACCAAGGTCGACCGTTCGGCGGCGTACTACGCCCGCTACATCGCCAAGAATCTGGTGGCCGCCGGGCTGGCCCGCCGCGCGCTGGTGGAGGTCGCCTACGCCATTGGCCGCGCCCAGCCGGTCAGCCTGCGGGTGGACACCTACGGCACCGGCACGCTGAGCGACGAGCGGCTGGCCGAACTGGTGGGCGCCCACTTCGACGCCCGCCCGCAGTCGATCATCGCGCAACTGGGCTTGCAGCGCCCGATCTACGCCCAGACTGCCGCCTACGGCCACTTCGGACGCCCGGAGTTCCCGTGGGAGCAGACGGACCGGGCCGAGGGGTTGCGGCTGGCCTCCGCAGGGCAGGAGGCCCAGACCGCCGGGGGGTAA